The Glycine soja cultivar W05 chromosome 3, ASM419377v2, whole genome shotgun sequence genome window below encodes:
- the LOC114405607 gene encoding protein PAIR1-like: MKINRACDLNSISVFPPPLIHRRKANNVTSGLQANHSQHRSQPSQQSLSQGISSQHGLLSHFSQNSLDEAVTTNDQRVGSQEHENSLRRMSSFSRPTYSREESQAPNSRSSSNLMLKWHSADHKSQLSEGLEHRIGIMETSLGRFTMILDSVQSDVMQVNKGTKEITLEVECIRKKLIAQDNSLQLMTKGQEEIKAIIEGSLKSLAEQMSHVSKKEKLREVYLAVSALPQLIEASLQNVQNDLRNITKEMQEISCNLKSVNQKDLAPTTLSSKSITKQISTPKMRQPLANEAKVSIQATVAPEVEMGGWKPVKKERVPFSDRRKYDMVQKKKEPHIEKYIRGGRDCAIVIESDEDIDGGFSCLFQENSGEDLLGNLTKETEEETERILRKARRRKRKVF, translated from the exons ATGAAGATCAACAGAGCCTGCGATCTCAATTCCATTTCTGTCTTTCCTCCTCCTCTCATTCATCGAAg GAAAGCGAACAATGTAACGAGTGGATTGCAAGCGAATCACTCTCAGCATCGCTCGCAGCCATCTCAGCAGTCGCTTTCTCAGGGAATTTCGTCTCAGCACGGATTGCTGTCACATTTCTCCCAAAACTCTCTCGACGAGGCCGTCACGACGAACGATCAG AGAGTTGGTTCTCAAGAACATGAAAACTCTTTGAGGAGGATGTCTAGCTTCTCCCGACCTACATATTCACGGGAAGAGAGTCAAGCACCTAACTCAAGATCTTCGTCCAATCTAATGCTCAAATGGCATTCTGCTGATCATAAAA GTCAGTTAAGTGAAGGACTTGAACACCGAATTGGCATAATGGAAACTTCATTGGGCAGATTCACAATGATCTTGGATTCTGTTCAAAGTGATGTAATGCAAGTAAACAAAGGAACAAAGGAAATTACTTTGGAGG TGGAATGCATAAGGAAGAAGTTGATTGCTCAGGATAACTCACTTCAGTTAATG ACTAAaggacaagaagaaattaaagcaATCATTGAAGGGAGCCTGAAATCTTTAGCTGAACAAATGAGCCATGTTTCAAAGAAAGAGAAGTTACGGGAAGTATATTTGGCGGTTTCTGCGTTGCCTCAGCTAATTGAAGCCTCTCTGCAAAACGTACAAAATGATCTCCGTAACATCACCAAGGAAATGCAG GAAATTTCTTGCAATCTAAAAAGCGTCAACCAAAAGGATCTGGCGCCGACCACTTTGTCTTCAAAG AGTATTACCAAACAGATTAGCACACCGAAAATGCGTCAGCCTCTTGCTAA TGAGGCGAAGGTGAGCATACAAGCTACTGTAGCTCCAGAGGTGGAAATGGGAGGCTGGAAGccagtaaaaaaagaaagagtccCTTTTTCAGATAGAAGAAAATATGATATggtgcaaaagaaaaaagaaccaCACATTGAGaag TATATAAGGGGAGGTAGAGACTGTGCTATTGTcatagaatctgatgaggataTTGATGGAGGTTTTTCCTGCTTGTTCCAAGAAAACTCAG GAGAAGACCTTCTTGGCAACTTGACCAAGGAAACAGAGGAAGAAACTGAGCGAATTTTGCGGAAAGCAAGGAGGCGCAAGAGGAAAGTATTTTAA